Proteins from a single region of Apium graveolens cultivar Ventura chromosome 7, ASM990537v1, whole genome shotgun sequence:
- the LOC141671879 gene encoding protein arginine N-methyltransferase 1.5 isoform X1: MPLGERAGDKSDSRYCGIETDFNDDIPQLLSENINGGFDFVVATLMDPAYRPSLKGDNDKSCGVLPFAGSDLVLSPSQWSSHVVGRISLWIDLDSEDELLRRDSEICLKQEIAWASHLSLQACLLPSPKGTSCGNYARVVNQILQSLNNMQLWLRIPLEKSDDDSVNENGDLQREQADSWELWNSFRILCEHHSQLSIALDILPSLPSANSLGRWFGEPVRAAIIHTNSFLTNAKGYPCLSKRHQKLMSGFFNHSIQIVISGNQDKKHPMRNMDVDPNNNKNHVESVQRHPLRPYLDYVGYLYQRMDVLSEQERFELGYRDFLQSPLQPLMDNLEAQTYETFEKDTMKYIQYQRAISKALQDRVPDDNSSTVTTILMVVGAGRGPLVRASLQAAEETGRKLKVYAVEKNPNAVVTLHSLVKLEGWENIVTIISSDMRCWEAPEKADILVSELLGSFGDNELSPECLDGAQRFLKEDGISIPSSYTSYIQPLTASKLYADIKSHKDLVHFETIYVVKLHRVARLAPSQPVFTFMHPEYSTNNSNQRYKKLRFELPSDTGSALVHGFAGYFDATLYKDVHLGMEPLTATPNMFSWFPAFIPLRTPLCVRPGTSLEFHLWRCCGSTKVWYEWCVTSPTASPVHNTNGRSYWVGL, encoded by the exons ATGGATCCTGCTTACAGGCCTAGCTTAAAAGGTGACAATGACAAGTCTTGTGGCGTTCTTCCTTTTGCGGGGTCTGACTTAGTTTTAAGCCCTTCTCAGTGGAGCAGTCATGTCGTCG GCAGGATTAGCTTGTGGATTGACTTGGATTCGGAAGATGAATTACTGAGAAGAGACTCAGAGATCTGTTTGAAGCAAGAAATAGCTTGGGCTTCTCATCTTTCGTTACAG GCATGCCTTCTTCCTTCCCCGAAGGGAACATCATGCGGTAATTATGCTAGAGTCGTGAATCAAATTCTACAGAGTCTTAATAATATGCAG TTGTGGCTTAGGATTCCGTTGGAGAAGTCTGATGATGATTCAGTAAATGAGAACGGTGATCTCCAG AGAGAACAGGCGGACTCTTGGGAATTGTGGAATTCCTTTCGTATTCTATGTGAGCATCATAGCCAGTTATCAATTGCACTTGATATTTT GCCTTCACTTCCTTCAGCAAATTCACTTGGGCGTTGGTTCGGAGAGCCTGTTAGAGCAGCCATCATTCATACAAAT TCTTTTCTGACCAACGCAAAGGGATATCCATGTCTTTCTAAGCGTCACCAGAAGCTAATGAGCGGGTTTTTCAATCACTCGATTCAG ATCGTGATTTCTGGAAACCAAGATAAAAAACATCCTATGAGAAATATGGATGTGGATCCTAATAATAACAAGAATCACGTTGAGA GTGTTCAGAGGCATCCCCTAAGACCGTACTTGGACTATGTTGGTTATTTGTATCAGAGAATGGATGTTCTTTCGGAACAAGAGCGGTTTGAG CTTGGATATAGAGATTTTCTACAGTCACCGTTGCAA CCTTTAATGGATAACCTTGAGGCCCAAACATATGAAACATTCGAAAAGGATACAATGAAGTACATACAG TACCAAAGAGCAATCAGTAAAGCCCTGCAGGACAGAGTACCTGATGATAATTCATCTACAGTGACAACT ATATTAATGGTTGTAGGGGCTGGTAGAGGACCTCTTGTCAGAGCATCATTACAG GCAGCTGAAGAGACTGGGCGTAAATTAAAAGTTTATGCTGTAGAGAAAAATCCAAATGCTGTTGTTACACTCCAT AGCTTggtgaaattagaaggttgggaGAACATCGTCACCATTATTTCCAGTGACATGCGTTGCTGGGAGGCCCCCGAGAAAGCAGACATCTTG GTCAGTGAATTACTAGGGTCTTTTGGTGACAATGAGCTGTCACCTGAATGTCTGGATGGAGCTCAAAGATTTTTAAAGGAAGACGGAATTTCGATTCCATCATC GTATACGAGTTATATTCAACCGCTTACTGCATCAAAGTTATATGCTGAC ATTAAGTCACATAAAGATCTTGTGCACTTTGAGACTATTTATGTTGTTAAGCTACATCGTGTAGCAAGGCTTGCTCCCTCCCAACCT GTTTTTACATTTATGCATCCAGAGTACTCAACTAACAATAGCAATCAGCGGTACAAGAAGCTTCGATTTGAATTACCCAGTGACACTGGATCGGCTTTAGTTCATG GATTTGCTGGTTATTTTGATGCAACGCTCTACAAAGATGTCCATCTTGGAATGGAACCATTGACTGCAACTCCAAACATGTTCAGCTG GTTTCCAGCATTTATACCATTGAGGACTCCTTTATGCGTACGACCAGGAACTTCATTAGAATTTCATCTCTGGCGGTGTTGTGGTTCTACCAAG GTTTGGTACGAGTGGTGTGTGACCTCTCCCACAGCATCTCCTGTACACAACACTAATGGCCGCTCATACTGGGTTGGTCTCTAA
- the LOC141671879 gene encoding protein arginine N-methyltransferase 5 isoform X2, producing MPLGERAGDKSDSRYCGIETDFNDDIPQLLSENINGGFDFVVATLMDPAYRPSLKGDNDKSCGVLPFAGSDLVLSPSQWSSHVVGRISLWIDLDSEDELLRRDSEICLKQEIAWASHLSLQACLLPSPKGTSCGNYARVVNQILQSLNNMQLWLRIPLEKSDDDSVNENGDLQREQADSWELWNSFRILCEHHSQLSIALDILPSLPSANSLGRWFGEPVRAAIIHTNSFLTNAKGYPCLSKRHQKLMSGFFNHSIQIVISGNQDKKHPMRNMDVDPNNNKNHVESVQRHPLRPYLDYVGYLYQRMDVLSEQERFELGYRDFLQSPLQPLMDNLEAQTYETFEKDTMKYIQYQRAISKALQDRVPDDNSSTVTTILMVVGAGRGPLVRASLQAAEETGRKLKVYAVEKNPNAVVTLHSLVKLEGWENIVTIISSDMRCWEAPEKADILVSELLGSFGDNELSPECLDGAQRFLKEDGISIPSSYVSSVFLGIRVIFNRLLHQSYMLTLSHIKILCTLRLFMLLSYIV from the exons ATGGATCCTGCTTACAGGCCTAGCTTAAAAGGTGACAATGACAAGTCTTGTGGCGTTCTTCCTTTTGCGGGGTCTGACTTAGTTTTAAGCCCTTCTCAGTGGAGCAGTCATGTCGTCG GCAGGATTAGCTTGTGGATTGACTTGGATTCGGAAGATGAATTACTGAGAAGAGACTCAGAGATCTGTTTGAAGCAAGAAATAGCTTGGGCTTCTCATCTTTCGTTACAG GCATGCCTTCTTCCTTCCCCGAAGGGAACATCATGCGGTAATTATGCTAGAGTCGTGAATCAAATTCTACAGAGTCTTAATAATATGCAG TTGTGGCTTAGGATTCCGTTGGAGAAGTCTGATGATGATTCAGTAAATGAGAACGGTGATCTCCAG AGAGAACAGGCGGACTCTTGGGAATTGTGGAATTCCTTTCGTATTCTATGTGAGCATCATAGCCAGTTATCAATTGCACTTGATATTTT GCCTTCACTTCCTTCAGCAAATTCACTTGGGCGTTGGTTCGGAGAGCCTGTTAGAGCAGCCATCATTCATACAAAT TCTTTTCTGACCAACGCAAAGGGATATCCATGTCTTTCTAAGCGTCACCAGAAGCTAATGAGCGGGTTTTTCAATCACTCGATTCAG ATCGTGATTTCTGGAAACCAAGATAAAAAACATCCTATGAGAAATATGGATGTGGATCCTAATAATAACAAGAATCACGTTGAGA GTGTTCAGAGGCATCCCCTAAGACCGTACTTGGACTATGTTGGTTATTTGTATCAGAGAATGGATGTTCTTTCGGAACAAGAGCGGTTTGAG CTTGGATATAGAGATTTTCTACAGTCACCGTTGCAA CCTTTAATGGATAACCTTGAGGCCCAAACATATGAAACATTCGAAAAGGATACAATGAAGTACATACAG TACCAAAGAGCAATCAGTAAAGCCCTGCAGGACAGAGTACCTGATGATAATTCATCTACAGTGACAACT ATATTAATGGTTGTAGGGGCTGGTAGAGGACCTCTTGTCAGAGCATCATTACAG GCAGCTGAAGAGACTGGGCGTAAATTAAAAGTTTATGCTGTAGAGAAAAATCCAAATGCTGTTGTTACACTCCAT AGCTTggtgaaattagaaggttgggaGAACATCGTCACCATTATTTCCAGTGACATGCGTTGCTGGGAGGCCCCCGAGAAAGCAGACATCTTG GTCAGTGAATTACTAGGGTCTTTTGGTGACAATGAGCTGTCACCTGAATGTCTGGATGGAGCTCAAAGATTTTTAAAGGAAGACGGAATTTCGATTCCATCATCGTATGTATCATCTGTTTTTCTGG GTATACGAGTTATATTCAACCGCTTACTGCATCAAAGTTATATGCTGAC ATTAAGTCACATAAAGATCTTGTGCACTTTGAGACTATTTATGTTGTTAAGCTACATCGTGTAG